GAGTGGCGGTTCCCGCCAAGTTCCGGAGAGAGATAGGGGAAAAGGCGGTAATTACCAGGGGACAGGAGAAGTGCCTTCTGCTTTATCCTGTCAGCGAATGGGAGAAGGTGGCGGAAAGGCTTAGCCAGCTTCCGACAGGCTCCGCCGACAACAGAAATTTTTTGAGAGTGTTGCTTTCGGGAGCGGCGGAAGTGGAAATAGACGCCTTGGGCAGAATACTTATCCCGGATTATCTTAAAGAGTTTGCCGAGTTAAGCGAAAAAGTAGTCATCGCCGGTTTATACAAGAAGCTGGAAATCTGGAACGAGA
The DNA window shown above is from Candidatus Paceibacter sp. and carries:
- the mraZ gene encoding division/cell wall cluster transcriptional repressor MraZ is translated as MLIGEYRHNIDAKKRVAVPAKFRREIGEKAVITRGQEKCLLLYPVSEWEKVAERLSQLPTGSADNRNFLRVLLSGAAEVEIDALGRILIPDYLKEFAELSEKVVIAGLYKKLEIWNEKNWDEHKARIENQADALAEKLGELGVY